From bacterium, a single genomic window includes:
- a CDS encoding TonB-dependent receptor, giving the protein MNRFILLLLVVFVPSVFSQHSVRGKITDQSTRDPLDRVIVYIPDLQKGTMTADDGSFTIEKLPAGRFQMQCSRLGYRTATISISTDSETELAIELMPSPIKADDIIITAPYTAVSEKTTYPVASLNKESIDRGGALTLTESMKQIPGIDQLSTGSGIAQPVIRGLHGNRVLTMINGFRFDNQQWQDEHGLGLSDVGIDKLEIIKGPASLLYGSDAMGGVIHVIDEKPALIGQRESDMGFKFLGNTYGIVTDYGIKQSMDDHYWKLRAGFQSHADYIDGHSKRVPNSRLLGGDLKTEYGWNRPNLIGNLRYDFSYYAFGIVENEEGKKEEEERPFARGAEEAHHGVNYHLLTLQNTFFKGSSKWMIDAGIHLNNRKEIEGEEEKDIGDLDMQLLTYALTVKYERPWSSNSIMTLGAAGTLSSNSNNGKRVIIPDASTQEFSGFAYLKHQWDHFLIEEGVRANAYHLSTDQRGEIDSMGYFSKTSKNYSTINGALGLAYQPAESFTIKTNFSSGYRAPNLAELMSNGLHEGTLHYEVGDSKLKSEQNFEGDLGLIYRSESWSFDVSGFYNRVKDFIYLSPSNDTTAQGYRKYYFLQSDATLKGGEAVVEWSPVSLRRLTLHSAYAVVIAKRSGDYIPLMPADKWTSSALIRFSKWSFLKESFGKVELVKAFRQSREADSENETPGYHLVNLSVGGKVRFIGHDTEVTLGCNNLLSENYYDHLSRIKPGSFNDPAVGFNNPGRNIYFNLRMTLQ; this is encoded by the coding sequence ATGAACCGATTTATATTACTGCTGCTGGTTGTGTTTGTACCGTCGGTTTTTTCTCAGCATAGTGTACGGGGAAAAATTACCGATCAAAGTACGCGCGATCCGCTCGACAGGGTTATTGTTTATATACCCGATTTACAAAAAGGTACCATGACGGCCGATGACGGAAGCTTTACGATTGAAAAATTACCGGCCGGCCGCTTTCAAATGCAATGTTCCCGGCTTGGTTATCGCACGGCAACGATCAGTATTTCAACGGACAGTGAAACAGAATTAGCTATCGAATTAATGCCCTCGCCGATCAAAGCCGATGATATTATTATCACAGCGCCCTACACTGCGGTCTCCGAAAAAACCACGTACCCGGTTGCCAGCCTCAATAAAGAATCAATCGATCGTGGTGGCGCACTGACATTGACAGAATCGATGAAGCAGATTCCCGGCATCGATCAATTATCTACCGGTTCCGGTATCGCTCAACCGGTCATTCGTGGATTACATGGCAACCGTGTGCTGACCATGATCAACGGTTTTCGTTTTGATAATCAGCAATGGCAAGACGAGCACGGGCTTGGATTATCCGACGTCGGTATCGACAAGCTCGAGATTATCAAAGGGCCCGCTTCCCTTTTATACGGATCGGATGCGATGGGCGGTGTGATTCACGTCATCGATGAAAAACCGGCATTGATTGGCCAACGCGAAAGTGATATGGGGTTTAAATTCTTGGGAAATACTTACGGTATCGTCACCGACTACGGTATCAAACAATCCATGGACGACCATTATTGGAAATTGCGCGCGGGGTTTCAGTCCCATGCCGATTACATTGACGGCCATTCAAAACGTGTTCCCAATTCCCGGTTACTCGGCGGCGATTTGAAAACCGAATACGGCTGGAACCGGCCGAATCTTATCGGTAACTTACGGTATGATTTTTCATATTATGCATTCGGTATCGTCGAAAATGAAGAAGGCAAAAAAGAAGAGGAAGAACGCCCTTTTGCCCGGGGCGCGGAAGAAGCGCACCATGGCGTCAATTATCATTTACTGACTTTGCAAAATACTTTTTTCAAAGGATCATCCAAATGGATGATTGACGCCGGCATTCATTTGAATAACCGTAAAGAAATCGAAGGCGAAGAAGAAAAAGATATCGGCGACCTGGATATGCAATTGCTCACGTATGCTCTTACCGTCAAATACGAACGGCCATGGTCATCGAACAGTATAATGACGCTGGGCGCTGCTGGAACTTTATCATCTAACAGCAATAATGGAAAACGCGTGATCATTCCCGATGCGTCAACGCAAGAGTTTTCCGGATTTGCCTATTTAAAACATCAATGGGATCATTTTCTTATTGAAGAAGGTGTCCGCGCCAATGCCTATCATTTGAGTACCGATCAACGCGGTGAAATCGACTCGATGGGATATTTTTCCAAAACATCGAAAAATTATTCGACGATCAACGGCGCTCTCGGATTGGCCTACCAGCCTGCAGAATCATTCACTATCAAAACCAACTTCAGTAGCGGCTACCGGGCACCAAATCTGGCCGAACTGATGTCCAACGGACTTCATGAAGGTACACTTCACTACGAAGTCGGCGATTCAAAATTGAAGAGTGAGCAAAATTTTGAAGGTGATCTCGGATTGATTTACCGTTCCGAATCATGGTCTTTTGACGTATCGGGATTTTATAACCGCGTAAAAGATTTTATCTATCTTTCACCGAGCAATGACACGACCGCTCAAGGTTACCGGAAATATTATTTCCTTCAATCCGACGCGACGCTTAAAGGCGGTGAAGCGGTCGTCGAATGGTCGCCGGTTTCATTGCGCCGCCTGACACTACACAGTGCTTATGCCGTGGTCATTGCCAAACGGAGCGGCGATTATATTCCTTTAATGCCTGCCGACAAATGGACATCATCGGCTCTTATTCGTTTTTCCAAATGGAGTTTCCTGAAAGAAAGCTTCGGCAAAGTGGAATTAGTCAAAGCATTCAGACAATCCCGTGAAGCCGATTCTGAAAATGAAACGCCGGGATACCATTTAGTCAATCTGTCTGTTGGCGGAAAAGTGCGCTTCATTGGCCATGACACTGAAGTCACTCTGGGATGCAACAACCTGCTGAGTGAGAACTATTACGATCATCTTTCACGAATTAAACCGGGTTCGTTCAACGATCCTGCAGTGGGCTTCAATAATCCCGGACGAAATATTTATTTTAACTTACGCATGACGCTCCAGTAA
- a CDS encoding PEGA domain-containing protein yields the protein MFGNFVRVFLKMSCVFIILSSLISSSFAQKKISVALLDLTVSSDLQQSISGVLSNIVRQEFLKSESYQILDRNNMATILKEQDFILSENCSGKECAVEVGKLLGVQKMIYGSIGTLGKKYIINLQMVDIETGKIEKIENESHVGAIEDLDASMIKISRRLIGGEQVIASDQEYSLYVTSDPAGASVLLNDKPKGSTPLTLILDNDRKVKITLQASEYQDWFQEVKPKKGERLIVNAQLLKSKTSSNDLTQRYELYDFKKKSPGAAMVWSLVSGPYGGGHFYAGAPIRGGLILGTTLVTVFTSGQRTDKENAAIIPLVIIAGWIYDYIDSQRIVKAYNQKLKKELQIGIIPADKNQPVQLAVSWKF from the coding sequence ATGTTCGGTAATTTCGTACGAGTCTTTTTAAAAATGAGTTGCGTGTTTATAATCCTTTCGTCACTGATATCTTCATCGTTTGCTCAAAAAAAAATTTCGGTTGCGCTTCTTGATTTGACTGTTTCCAGCGATTTACAACAAAGTATTTCCGGCGTTTTATCCAATATTGTTCGGCAAGAATTTTTGAAATCGGAATCGTACCAGATTCTTGATCGGAACAATATGGCGACCATTTTAAAAGAACAGGATTTTATTTTATCGGAAAATTGTTCCGGAAAAGAATGTGCCGTGGAAGTCGGTAAATTGCTCGGCGTACAAAAAATGATTTACGGCTCGATTGGAACACTAGGGAAAAAATATATTATCAATTTACAAATGGTTGATATTGAAACCGGCAAAATCGAGAAAATAGAAAATGAGAGCCACGTCGGCGCCATTGAAGACCTGGATGCCAGCATGATCAAAATTTCACGGCGCCTGATTGGCGGTGAACAGGTCATAGCTTCCGATCAGGAATATTCACTTTATGTGACTTCCGACCCAGCCGGGGCCAGCGTACTTCTTAATGACAAACCAAAAGGCAGCACGCCGCTGACATTAATTCTCGACAACGATCGTAAAGTTAAGATCACATTGCAGGCATCCGAGTACCAGGACTGGTTCCAGGAAGTGAAACCGAAAAAAGGCGAGCGTCTGATCGTCAACGCACAACTATTGAAAAGCAAGACGTCTTCTAATGATCTCACGCAACGTTACGAACTGTACGATTTCAAAAAGAAATCACCCGGTGCGGCGATGGTGTGGTCGTTGGTGTCGGGTCCTTATGGCGGCGGCCATTTTTATGCCGGCGCTCCCATACGCGGGGGTTTGATATTGGGAACAACCTTAGTTACCGTATTTACTTCAGGCCAACGTACGGATAAAGAGAACGCTGCGATCATACCTTTAGTTATAATTGCCGGATGGATTTACGATTACATTGACTCGCAACGGATTGTAAAAGCCTATAATCAGAAATTGAAAAAAGAACTGCAAATCGGTATTATCCCCGCCGATAAAAACCAGCCGGTACAATTAGCTGTCAGCTGGAAATTTTAG
- a CDS encoding response regulator has translation MSHSVLLIEDDAMTNRIAKEIINALDFADSIRVCTNGKDAIDFFETALKDNPSILPDIIFLDINMPVMDGWQFLEAYKKIVPQLNKKILIFMQSSSAYEIDMQRAKSYNEVTDYILKPLDFVTLERIRNKYLKAN, from the coding sequence ATGTCTCATTCCGTACTGCTCATCGAAGATGATGCGATGACGAATCGCATTGCCAAAGAAATCATCAACGCGCTGGATTTTGCCGACAGCATCCGTGTCTGCACTAACGGCAAAGATGCGATTGATTTTTTCGAGACCGCGCTGAAAGATAATCCGTCCATCCTGCCGGATATTATTTTTCTCGATATCAATATGCCCGTCATGGATGGCTGGCAATTTCTGGAGGCCTATAAAAAAATCGTTCCTCAACTCAATAAAAAAATCCTGATCTTCATGCAATCGTCATCAGCGTATGAAATCGATATGCAGCGCGCCAAATCGTACAATGAAGTGACGGATTATATCCTCAAACCCCTCGACTTCGTGACTCTCGAACGTATCCGCAATAAATACCTCAAAGCCAATTAA
- a CDS encoding nuclear transport factor 2 family protein: MKALLTFFLFMALPLYSQNKIADELIEMELRRSKVIAAHDSVTLDQMYADDFTGVTAIGFVVTKKDLMNLFRRDNPDVVFTNDRHTATVICSEAATLSGRLTARDKNGKVISQSLYIHVLVKRNGRWQILKGQGTAIPAENIKPN; encoded by the coding sequence ATGAAAGCGTTACTTACATTTTTCTTATTCATGGCCTTGCCATTGTATTCACAAAACAAAATCGCTGACGAATTGATAGAGATGGAACTTCGTCGAAGTAAAGTCATTGCAGCGCATGATTCCGTGACGCTTGACCAAATGTATGCCGACGATTTTACCGGTGTCACAGCTATTGGTTTTGTGGTGACCAAAAAAGATTTGATGAATCTTTTCAGAAGGGATAATCCTGATGTCGTCTTCACCAATGACCGCCATACAGCTACGGTCATCTGCAGCGAAGCAGCAACCCTTTCAGGAAGGCTAACGGCGCGAGATAAAAATGGCAAAGTAATTTCTCAATCCCTGTATATCCACGTCTTGGTTAAAAGAAACGGGCGTTGGCAGATTCTTAAAGGACAAGGAACAGCTATTCCTGCGGAAAACATTAAACCTAATTGA
- a CDS encoding 6-carboxytetrahydropterin synthase, with protein sequence MYQLEIVEKFSAAHALRDYPGVCARIHGNNWTLKIGLTAQTTDERGMTIDYADLKKIVGKLIEEFDHNFFNDHPYFKTVNPTSEKIAEYLYGRLETQLLDRIQLEYVQIAETENFLVTYRK encoded by the coding sequence ATGTATCAACTTGAGATTGTTGAAAAATTTTCAGCGGCACATGCACTGCGGGATTATCCGGGTGTCTGCGCGAGAATTCACGGAAATAACTGGACTTTAAAAATCGGGCTGACAGCCCAAACTACCGATGAACGAGGGATGACGATAGATTACGCCGATCTCAAGAAGATTGTTGGAAAATTGATCGAAGAATTCGATCACAATTTTTTTAACGATCACCCGTATTTTAAAACCGTCAATCCGACGTCTGAAAAAATTGCCGAATACTTGTACGGGCGATTGGAAACGCAATTACTCGACCGCATTCAGTTGGAATACGTTCAGATCGCCGAGACGGAAAATTTCTTGGTAACGTACCGAAAGTAA
- a CDS encoding BON domain-containing protein encodes MNVLKSMLVIILTMPVFAQSENGVSDEMLRETIQNKINLCLFYGVRDYVKADVKDGQVALSGWTTTLWAANKIAKIVKSVEGVKNVQNDIALAYGSDRIANGAIAAIYKDPMFKYRLYDAERPVHVIIQNNKLILAGTVTTEIEKERAEFLAFWNTNTVSVENALTVKE; translated from the coding sequence ATGAACGTTTTAAAAAGCATGTTGGTCATAATTTTGACTATGCCGGTTTTTGCTCAATCTGAAAACGGCGTATCGGACGAGATGCTCCGCGAAACCATTCAGAATAAGATCAATCTTTGCTTGTTTTACGGTGTCCGCGATTATGTCAAAGCCGACGTCAAAGATGGGCAAGTAGCTTTGTCGGGATGGACGACGACGCTGTGGGCGGCTAATAAAATTGCAAAAATTGTAAAATCAGTAGAGGGTGTTAAAAACGTTCAGAATGATATCGCCCTGGCTTACGGATCGGATCGTATAGCCAATGGAGCTATAGCGGCTATTTATAAAGATCCAATGTTTAAATATCGTTTGTACGACGCCGAAAGGCCCGTTCATGTAATCATTCAAAATAATAAGTTGATTCTTGCGGGAACAGTGACGACAGAAATCGAAAAGGAACGTGCTGAATTTTTGGCATTTTGGAATACTAACACTGTCTCCGTGGAGAATGCATTAACTGTAAAAGAATAA
- a CDS encoding transporter — protein sequence MKSIFLFIGSLMLSGCYAYSSFQTAKTVEKGKWQGTASYSSNSFSNSGGSHLINGTIEAQLRTGLSEKSDIGLRYAYIDIDNDSKDYGMIAIEPKFMLVKDRFSLIAPLGMYVGQHVNEDESFHFSPGFIATYPFNKNFDASVSSRYMIFFDSDSDNLVALNLGFGVSTDIDKWAIRPEVGYLFNPGNDGHYFQWGIGLSFNP from the coding sequence ATGAAATCAATATTCTTATTTATCGGCTCATTAATGCTAAGCGGATGCTATGCTTACTCGTCTTTTCAAACTGCGAAAACCGTCGAAAAAGGTAAGTGGCAAGGTACAGCCAGCTATTCGTCTAATTCTTTTTCAAACAGCGGTGGAAGTCATCTAATCAATGGTACGATTGAAGCGCAACTACGAACGGGTTTGAGCGAAAAAAGCGATATCGGGCTCCGTTACGCCTACATCGATATCGACAATGATTCTAAGGATTATGGAATGATTGCGATCGAACCTAAATTCATGCTCGTCAAAGATCGGTTTTCTTTAATAGCGCCATTGGGAATGTACGTAGGACAACATGTGAATGAAGATGAAAGTTTTCACTTCAGCCCCGGCTTTATCGCCACTTATCCGTTTAATAAAAATTTCGATGCATCTGTGTCGTCACGTTATATGATTTTCTTCGACTCCGATTCGGATAATCTTGTTGCTTTAAATCTTGGTTTTGGCGTTAGTACCGATATTGATAAATGGGCTATTCGCCCGGAAGTCGGATATTTGTTCAATCCCGGAAATGACGGTCATTATTTTCAATGGGGAATCGGTCTATCGTTTAATCCGTAA
- a CDS encoding GMC family oxidoreductase: protein MVFDYDYIIIGSGFGGSVSALRLSEKGYKVLVLEKGKRLTATDFPRSNWNLKKWLWLPRLRFFGFFKLTFFRHITILSGTGVGGGSLVYANTLPVPKRKFFEAETWAHLADWENELKPFYETALKMLGATRNPRLESGDRVLQNIAQTLGKEEHFEATHVAVYFGEPGVTKPDPYFEGRGPERTGCCFCGGCMVGCRHNSKNTLDKNYLYLAEQRGAKIQPESEVYDVRPIGKNDGSEGYTVYWKTSTKLFGGKGQWSTKGIVFAGGVLGTVKLLLKLKKQSLSRLSDKVGSHIRTNSESLLGVTTFDKNTVFSDGIAIGSILHTDEHSHLEPVRYPAGSGFWRILMSPVAHGSNALVRVAKAFVDIVLHPVKNSRAYFVSDWAKKTQILLFMQTINSTLRFSKGLFGMKSSLEKGKSPTAFIPEAKQLADQFAFQANGKSTALLTETVLGIPTTAHILGGCVMGKDTSEGVIDNNNRVFGYENMLICDGSMISANPGVNPSLTITALSERAMSKIPDFQSLIAN from the coding sequence ATGGTTTTCGATTACGACTACATTATTATCGGCAGCGGTTTCGGCGGCTCAGTTTCTGCTCTACGGTTATCCGAAAAAGGGTATAAAGTTCTGGTCCTTGAAAAAGGTAAACGATTAACCGCGACGGATTTTCCACGATCGAACTGGAACTTGAAAAAATGGTTGTGGTTGCCGAGGTTGCGGTTTTTCGGATTCTTCAAATTGACTTTTTTCCGGCATATTACCATTTTATCGGGGACAGGCGTCGGCGGCGGCTCACTCGTTTATGCGAATACGTTACCCGTACCAAAACGAAAATTTTTTGAAGCCGAAACCTGGGCGCATTTAGCAGATTGGGAAAACGAACTCAAACCGTTTTATGAAACGGCGTTGAAGATGCTGGGCGCAACACGCAATCCCCGTCTGGAAAGCGGCGACCGTGTTTTGCAAAACATTGCTCAAACTCTCGGAAAAGAAGAACATTTTGAAGCGACCCATGTAGCCGTTTATTTTGGTGAACCAGGGGTTACCAAACCCGATCCCTATTTTGAAGGGCGTGGCCCGGAACGCACCGGATGCTGTTTTTGCGGCGGCTGTATGGTCGGATGCCGTCATAATTCAAAAAATACTCTCGACAAAAATTATCTCTATCTTGCCGAACAGCGCGGTGCAAAAATTCAACCGGAATCGGAAGTGTACGACGTACGGCCGATCGGCAAAAACGACGGCAGCGAAGGGTACACCGTTTACTGGAAAACGTCGACGAAACTATTTGGCGGCAAAGGACAGTGGTCAACAAAAGGAATTGTTTTTGCAGGCGGAGTATTGGGTACGGTGAAATTATTGCTGAAATTAAAGAAACAATCGTTGTCCCGTTTGTCAGATAAAGTCGGTTCGCACATTCGCACTAATTCGGAAAGTTTGCTTGGTGTAACAACTTTTGACAAAAACACCGTGTTTTCTGACGGCATTGCGATCGGATCGATTTTGCACACGGATGAACACAGCCATCTCGAACCTGTGCGCTATCCGGCGGGATCGGGTTTCTGGCGCATTCTGATGTCACCGGTTGCGCATGGTTCGAATGCACTGGTGCGCGTGGCCAAAGCGTTCGTTGATATTGTATTGCATCCAGTAAAAAATAGCCGGGCATATTTTGTTTCGGATTGGGCGAAAAAAACCCAGATTTTGTTGTTCATGCAGACGATCAATTCGACGCTGCGTTTTTCGAAAGGATTATTTGGCATGAAGTCGTCGCTCGAAAAAGGCAAAAGCCCGACGGCATTTATTCCTGAAGCGAAGCAATTGGCCGATCAGTTTGCTTTTCAGGCCAACGGTAAATCGACGGCGTTATTGACGGAAACGGTTTTGGGGATTCCGACAACGGCGCACATTCTAGGCGGATGCGTTATGGGAAAAGATACATCCGAAGGTGTGATTGACAACAATAATCGTGTATTCGGATATGAAAACATGCTCATTTGTGATGGCTCGATGATCTCGGCTAATCCGGGAGTAAATCCCTCGCTTACCATCACGGCTTTGAGCGAACGAGCGATGAGCAAAATTCCAGATTTTCAATCGTTAATTGCCAATTAA
- a CDS encoding MarC family protein, translating to MNESIAFALLCFTSFFSVMNPLGVMPVFMTMTSELDERHRRKTAERAVLVAFVTLMIFALSGQLLFKFFGISVDSFRIVGGIIFFMMGYEMLQARLSRVEIDEESVRTYVKDISITPLAIPMICGPGAITNAIVLMQDAHSIQLKIVLITMILLVMLITLIGLIWAGKFIKMLGDTGNKIMMRLMGLIIMVIAVEFFFAGLRPIVRGILEK from the coding sequence ATGAATGAATCAATCGCTTTTGCCCTGCTGTGTTTCACGTCATTTTTCAGCGTAATGAATCCTCTTGGCGTGATGCCGGTTTTTATGACCATGACGTCGGAACTTGATGAACGGCATCGCCGCAAAACGGCAGAGCGTGCTGTATTGGTAGCGTTCGTTACGCTCATGATTTTTGCGCTTTCCGGGCAACTGCTATTCAAATTTTTTGGTATTTCCGTCGATAGTTTTCGTATCGTTGGCGGCATCATTTTTTTTATGATGGGCTATGAAATGCTTCAGGCACGACTGAGCCGGGTCGAGATCGATGAAGAATCCGTTCGTACCTACGTCAAAGATATTTCGATTACGCCGCTCGCCATTCCTATGATCTGCGGTCCCGGGGCGATTACCAACGCAATTGTTCTCATGCAGGACGCGCATTCAATCCAGCTTAAAATCGTTTTGATTACCATGATTTTATTAGTCATGCTGATTACGCTTATTGGTCTGATCTGGGCTGGAAAATTTATCAAAATGCTCGGGGATACCGGCAATAAAATCATGATGCGTCTGATGGGATTGATTATTATGGTGATCGCTGTTGAATTTTTCTTTGCCGGGCTACGACCGATTGTGAGAGGTATATTGGAAAAATAA
- a CDS encoding GNAT family N-acetyltransferase has translation MLAMPIENGLKLTMLEKRHAPAFYELLEKNRDYFGEFLAFPHTMYSVAEAGELIQKYVDFYAKNLGWFNGIWDGKQLIGVILVKDIQENIYSAEIGYFIDQRYQGRGIITGLTKKLIAYLFEDMGMNKIVINCGINNYRSQAIPKKLGFKQDGIIRQNYRIGEKLDDTVQFSLLRSEYLQKKP, from the coding sequence ATGCTTGCAATGCCGATTGAAAATGGATTGAAACTGACCATGCTTGAGAAACGCCATGCGCCGGCGTTTTATGAATTACTTGAAAAAAACCGCGATTACTTCGGGGAATTTCTGGCTTTTCCTCACACCATGTATTCCGTCGCCGAAGCCGGTGAACTGATCCAGAAATATGTCGATTTCTATGCGAAAAATCTCGGCTGGTTTAACGGTATCTGGGACGGAAAGCAACTCATCGGAGTAATTCTGGTGAAAGACATTCAGGAAAATATCTATTCCGCTGAAATCGGCTATTTCATCGATCAACGTTATCAAGGCAGAGGCATCATCACCGGTCTTACAAAAAAACTGATCGCTTATCTTTTCGAAGATATGGGAATGAACAAAATCGTCATCAATTGCGGCATCAATAATTATCGCAGCCAAGCTATTCCCAAAAAACTGGGATTCAAACAAGACGGAATCATCCGCCAAAATTACAGAATCGGTGAAAAGTTGGATGATACGGTGCAATTTAGTCTGTTGCGATCGGAGTATTTACAGAAAAAACCCTGA
- a CDS encoding diguanylate cyclase, producing MSHKHKKTQTKQEPNSESDYRPRILVVEDDPSVRNMIIDFLGKRNFEIYEGKTGEQGLELATTEKPDVILTDLIMPGLDGLEMIRQLRQQPGTMLIPIIVLTAINSLDTKINVFRAGGDGLLIKPFDLQEMQVRIERAIQISRNFMKLTYIDALTAVYNRRLFDERLPIEINRTKRYTQPLSLVMIDIDFFKSFNDTYGHRAGDFVLSAIGQHLRKSLRTQDFVCRYGGEEFAIIMPMTKGSDAAMVMSRIRADLQERYFYSPYDDMDFNVHISVGVAQYPDDAADYDSLVRAADDALYEAKNTGRNKVVIYSHELHSMKNKLDTSHL from the coding sequence ATGTCACACAAACACAAAAAAACACAGACCAAACAAGAGCCCAATTCGGAAAGCGATTACCGCCCGCGCATCCTCGTAGTTGAAGACGATCCGTCTGTGCGTAACATGATCATTGATTTTTTGGGGAAACGTAATTTCGAAATTTACGAGGGCAAAACCGGTGAACAGGGATTGGAGCTTGCAACGACTGAGAAGCCGGATGTGATTTTGACCGACCTGATCATGCCGGGGTTGGACGGTTTGGAGATGATTCGCCAACTTCGCCAGCAACCCGGTACAATGTTGATTCCGATTATTGTCTTAACGGCTATCAATAGCTTGGATACTAAAATCAATGTTTTTCGGGCCGGAGGCGACGGGCTTTTGATCAAGCCTTTCGATTTACAGGAAATGCAAGTACGGATTGAACGCGCTATTCAGATTTCACGCAACTTTATGAAGTTGACCTACATCGATGCGCTTACTGCCGTATACAACCGCCGCCTTTTTGATGAACGTTTGCCGATCGAAATCAATCGCACCAAACGCTACACACAGCCATTGTCACTTGTGATGATCGACATCGATTTTTTCAAATCGTTTAACGATACGTATGGCCATCGTGCCGGTGATTTTGTTTTGAGTGCGATCGGTCAACACCTGAGAAAATCGTTGCGAACCCAGGATTTTGTTTGCCGCTATGGGGGTGAAGAATTTGCGATCATCATGCCGATGACCAAAGGCAGCGATGCCGCGATGGTCATGAGCCGGATCCGCGCCGACCTGCAAGAACGGTACTTCTATTCGCCTTACGACGATATGGATTTTAATGTTCATATCAGCGTTGGTGTCGCCCAGTATCCGGACGATGCAGCGGATTACGATTCACTCGTTCGTGCCGCGGATGATGCGTTATATGAGGCCAAAAACACCGGCCGAAATAAAGTGGTAATCTACTCGCATGAATTACATTCGATGAAAAATAAGTTGGACACTAGCCACTTATAG
- a CDS encoding VWA domain-containing protein — MSGDLIKRQKEALLKKIAEHKTLSKPVLDKVRQGVPLEIVFMFDTTGSMDTYLSEVQMHIQLIVREIRKRVPDARISVIAYKDHEQGPYVTKTLPFTDKEEMIISFLRSAEIAPGAGGGGAEAVECALHDANQLDWTQGTKGKAIILIGDKPPHGVMDSFDECTSGRDYREETNKLIAKSVKMYTVLCNNVAETIDNFQWFAEKTGGKFVRLEAIHDLVELLVAVSIKESNPLLLQAYTDELKQKGVLTESKRKLLQNLS, encoded by the coding sequence ATGAGCGGCGATCTGATCAAGCGGCAAAAAGAAGCTTTGCTTAAGAAAATTGCCGAACATAAAACGCTTTCTAAACCGGTACTCGATAAAGTGCGGCAAGGCGTTCCGCTCGAAATCGTATTTATGTTTGATACGACCGGAAGCATGGACACTTATTTGTCGGAAGTGCAGATGCATATTCAGCTCATTGTACGGGAAATTCGCAAACGTGTTCCGGACGCGCGCATTTCGGTTATTGCCTATAAAGATCATGAACAAGGTCCGTATGTGACGAAAACCTTGCCTTTTACGGACAAAGAAGAAATGATCATTTCGTTTTTGAGATCGGCAGAGATAGCTCCCGGAGCGGGCGGCGGCGGCGCGGAAGCCGTAGAATGTGCATTGCATGACGCCAATCAACTTGATTGGACTCAGGGCACAAAGGGCAAGGCGATCATTCTGATCGGCGATAAACCTCCTCACGGCGTCATGGACAGCTTCGACGAATGTACCAGCGGTCGCGATTACCGCGAAGAAACCAATAAGCTGATCGCTAAAAGCGTGAAAATGTATACAGTTTTGTGCAATAATGTCGCCGAAACGATTGATAACTTCCAATGGTTTGCCGAAAAAACCGGCGGAAAATTCGTCCGGCTTGAAGCCATACACGATTTAGTGGAATTACTTGTAGCGGTCAGCATCAAGGAGTCCAATCCTTTATTGTTGCAAGCGTATACGGATGAACTCAAACAAAAAGGCGTTTTGACCGAATCCAAACGAAAACTTTTGCAAAATTTATCCTGA